CGTCACATTGTCGTAAAAATTGGACCAAAACCAAAGCTTGTTGGAGTTTCATTCCTTTCTCAGCTAACTTTGAAAGAAGTTGTTCCCAAAGTCTATGTAATTCCTCCAAGCGTTTGCGAATCGTTTCTGATTCATAATGATTTTGGTTAATCATTTCACGTCCGGTGTTGTCTAAAACGACGATTGCATTGCTATGAGCTGAAACTTCCGCTTCGAAAGCTTGATGCTTTTGGATTTTTGCTTGCAAATTAGTCGGGTCTTTGTAACTTTCGTCGGAAGCGGCCTTTAATTTCTCTAAAATCCATGATTCTAATTCATCTGCGTCTCGTTTGAAGTATTGGAAACGTCGGGAGTCCtctaatttttctcttttagcTCTCGCGTCAGCTTTAAAGTTATCGTAGCGATTTAAAACTTGTTGTCTCCGCTCTTGGATGTCTTCGGCTGTCTCCAAGATTTTTATCTCCTTTGGAGGAGGAATTTGATCCATTTTGATGATCTTTTTTCAACCCAATCTCATTCCTAAATATAgaaattacataattatttaatattatcagataagataaaaaaaataaataggttTTTGAAATGTCACCCACTTAATACATAGCGACATCTATGGGAATTAATGTATTACCTAATTTATTAcacgaatttttattttatcactaaacattaatttaaaataatgtaataaatattattttttaataaatatttaatactccataaagtttattttatttaattgtaattaagaATCTATAAACAAAGTTATTAGTTAAAGCAAGGTAATGTAGGGATCTGTATTTTACCGACACcccattttatttactttaagtaataacaattaattaattattaataaaaattaatctgaACACaacatttaaatcaaaataaacaataagtaattatttaataaaaaacaaaattaatttctcaaaaaaaaatattttaaaatttaaggttatgtAAACATGTTACAAATGATTTCGTACAAGTttagttaattatttaaattttttcgccCAAAACTcaaatatacataaaaaaatactaatattacacgtaaaatttaatgattctagttaaacataaaaaaagataatcaCAGCAAGAGATGTAATGTAGGGATCTGTATTTTACTGACACCTACTTAGTGAAaatgtatttcattttatttaaataataacaattaattaattattaataattatcagataaaataaaaaaaatagataggTTGGTGAAATCTAACTTAATTTAGATTCTAACTACAAAATACTTTctcatttaaaaagaaagctttaaacgtgagattaatttataaatagaaatgattttaaatttaattcaaattaattaaagtacttAATAAAAAGATGACATAATCCAACTTTGAGTGCCTTGAACCGCTCACAGTAAGCCAAACAAGTAACGGTATTGATTATTAGGTCAAATTGTAACTCATAGTCGTCTGCATTGCTGTAGAATTTCGAATGGTTGGGCCAAAAATAACTTAATCCCCCTTTTTTaacacataaataaaaatagggATCGATAATAAACCCgaaaatgacaaaaaaaagTAACCTAAATGTACAAATAGATAATAATTTCacacaatttctttaaatactttaatttttcgcTGTATTTGTAAAGTTTCAATAATAAGGTGTGTAATGAGGAAGAGAAATGAATTAAGTAACATAAACACATAAACCGGATGATGGGTGTGGTTAACGccggaaaattttctttttaaaagcGGTTAGTTAGCAAATTCTTTAATATTGTTGTATGTAAACTTACAatgtttagaataaagcttCCCCTTCAAGAATAAAACCAACACttctctttatttttgaataagttTGAACTTACACACAGCACAGCAAAATGGCTAATGGCAAACGTCACTGATTGTCAAACTTCACCCACTTAAACCACATAGCGACAtctatacaaatttatttattatttaatttatttattttatcactaaatattaatattactttttaaaataatttttaatactctataaagtttattttatttaattatagttAAGAATCTATAAGCAAGGTTATTAGTTATTAGTTAAAGCAAGGTAATGTAGGGATCTGTATTTTACCGACACCTCATgagatatatttaattttatttattttaaataataacaattaattaattactaataattaatcttaatgcaacatttaaatcaaaataaacaataaataattatttaataaaaaaaaaattaatttctctcaaaaaaaaattaaaaaagttttaggttatgtaaACATGTTAGAAACGATTTCATACAAgtttttagttaattatttaaatttttccaacCAAAACTcaaatatacataaaaaatagtaatattaAACGTAAAATTCAGTGATTCTAgttaaacgtaaaagaaaatgatttttaatactttatattttttaatagttattattttacaaatcttaaataatattgaatgttTTAACTTTGGTTACGTTGGAGAAGCAGCTCATTAcgcaaaatgtttaataacgGAATGTTGCGGCGATAAATACATCATTGGTGATTTaagaagtaaaattaaaattaatttttaggttatgtcattaatgaaatttttattttaatagggCTCCGTTCAACGCTGGATAAGCAACTTTTCGGTCAAAACTTAGCGAAGGAAGTTGTTTTAAACGCGATAAGAGCCCATTGGGAGAACGATTTTAGTCAAAAAGCTTTAACGTTGAGTTTTCATGGACCTCCGGGAACAGGGAAAAATTACGTATCGAGAATGATTGTTGATAGTTTGTATAAAGAAGGATCGAAAAGTCAATATGTACATCATTTTCAAGGTAGAATTCAATTTCCTAAAGAAGATCAAGCTGATATTTATAAAGTACgaagttcaaaaaaaaaagttaggttatgttaatgtcaaaaattatgattttaggaaaatatttatttgtggATAAAAGGGAATATAACGAAATGCGAAAagcaattatttatatttgatgAAGTTGATAAGATGCCATCGGCTGTTTTAAATGGAATTAAGCCAATAATTGATTATCATGACACCGTGGAAAAAGTGGATTATCGAAAAAGTATCTTTATTTTCCTCTCAAATACAGGAAGCTCATTAATAAACGATCATTATATAAGTTTATGGAAGTCTGGAAAGAAACGAAGGGATATAAAGTTAAaagattttgagaaattaattGCAGCTGGTGCTTTTAATGAAAAAGGAGGATTTCATCATTCCGATACGATTAAAAGCAACTTAATTGATCATTACATTCCATTTCTTCCCCTCGAATATGATCATGTTCGATCGTGCATTTACACAGAGTTTTCTTTAAGGGGTGTATCTCATTTTCAAGAAAGAGATATCTTgtaagaacaaaaattattgtttttttctattttatttaagattattttatttttagggaaGTTTTAGAAGGTGTTGAATGGGGTCCAAGCccagaaaatttattttcaaaaaccggCTGTAAAAGACTCAGCCAAAAAGTAGCAAtgattacacaaaaaaattatgcaCCACCTTTAAACGACgaattgtaattattttttagataaattcatttattcaTCTCATTTTGTGATAAGATGTAAAAGTAATTTCAATTAACATTTAtacttattgttattaattctttttggaTGTAAAAACAAagcttaattaaataaattttaaaaaatattcatgaaattattacaaatttatttttacaaaatcagaGAGTATAAGTAGCCtatgggacacctgtatataaacCTTGGATTTAAGATCCAACCCCCCcatgttgttttaaaatcaaaaaattatctgaaaagtgcttttaaaattaaaaatatgtgaaaattgaaattggcaatatttgttatttattactttgttattatttttaattaatttttatatttaaaagttatttttaacatattctACGAAATGCATAATCTATTAAAAGCTTTCTATTTTTTGATGacttataataaatataataataaagaatgttttaatgaaattttattttgattataatttaaagattaatataaacaattttaaaataaaaataattcgttttagctctaaaatgatttattaatcaCAAAAAGTGTAATTCTATTAAACATCAATTCTAACAAACGTCAAAAGGAAGTAAGCAAACCTCCTTTTTGCTGTCGACATTTGTAACGTGTTGATCTCCgtttaaaaacgttaaaaaatggGTCGTATGCACGCACCTgggtaagttttttttaattaaatcgtaaattccataaaaatcTAGCTATAAATCATAATTATACACCCTAATAggaattttatgaaataacttttttaggttatgtcgcCGCgtgttttaatatctttttttgtgatttttaggAAGGGTATAGCCCAATCGGCTCTACCTTACCGTCGTACAGTACCCACATGGCTTAAACTCACCCCAGAGGAAGTTAAAGAGCACATTTTCAAGTTGGGTAAAAAAGGTTTGACTCCATCTCAAATCGGTGTTATCCTCAGGGATTCTCATGGTGTAGCCCAAGTTAGATTTGTTACGGGGAATAAGATTCTCCGTATCATGAAGGCGATGGGTTTAGCACCTGATTTACCAGAAGatttatattatttgattaaaaaagctGTTGCTATTCGTAAACATTTGGAACGTAACAGGAAGGATAAGGATAGCAAGTTCCGATTGATTTTGGTCGAGTCTCGTATTCATCGACTTGCCAGGTATTACAAAACTAAAAGCGTTTTGGCCCCTAATTGGAAATACGAATCAAGCACAGCATCGGCTTTGGTCGCTTaagatgtaattttttttttttaagaattgatggaaaaataaaaagggtTCAAAAAAAAGAGtataatagttttatttagttaatttaattacaattaatcataacttttttgcaaggtaccaacttcacaacagtttgttaaaattaaatgtcaattttatgaaatatgttttttttatggaaattaattaatttatgcttaaaacataggaaaaaaggaattaggttacgtttttttttctcaaacctttagaaagtcctaaaaaaattaaattaaattgacgttttttgaaattttgttgtttcaaataattattagtctGTCAAGTTGATTACCCGTGAATAATGATCATTCACCGCTATTGATTCACTctgtgaaaaatgactaccttttaaaacgctttttattaaataaatttttgaataaagtttaaacgtcaatatgatacaaattcaatgttaccaacactaactaacttcagaacaatttgtcaaaattaaatgtcaattttatgaaacgtcatgaaataaactgaaaataaaagggttcaaaaaaaaagagtataatagttttatttagttaatataattacaattaatcataatttttttgt
This region of Onthophagus taurus isolate NC chromosome 3, IU_Otau_3.0, whole genome shotgun sequence genomic DNA includes:
- the LOC111417000 gene encoding torsin-1A-like; the encoded protein is MIFNTLYFLIVIILQILNNIECFNFGYVGEAAHYAKCLITECCGDKYIIGDLRRLRSTLDKQLFGQNLAKEVVLNAIRAHWENDFSQKALTLSFHGPPGTGKNYVSRMIVDSLYKEGSKSQYVHHFQGRIQFPKEDQADIYKENIYLWIKGNITKCEKQLFIFDEVDKMPSAVLNGIKPIIDYHDTVEKVDYRKSIFIFLSNTGSSLINDHYISLWKSGKKRRDIKLKDFEKLIAAGAFNEKGGFHHSDTIKSNLIDHYIPFLPLEYDHVRSCIYTEFSLRGVSHFQERDILEVLEGVEWGPSPENLFSKTGCKRLSQKVAMITQKNYAPPLNDEL
- the LOC111423534 gene encoding small ribosomal subunit protein uS15; this translates as MGRMHAPGKGIAQSALPYRRTVPTWLKLTPEEVKEHIFKLGKKGLTPSQIGVILRDSHGVAQVRFVTGNKILRIMKAMGLAPDLPEDLYYLIKKAVAIRKHLERNRKDKDSKFRLILVESRIHRLARYYKTKSVLAPNWKYESSTASALVA